The following proteins are co-located in the Paludibaculum fermentans genome:
- a CDS encoding 2-hydroxyacid dehydrogenase, translating to MSKILVSKRVYPEAVEFLRKDFEVDYEGTDAGLTTEALIERAKGCDAIVSQLTDKLNAEILSQLEGIKVIANVAVGFDNIDVPAATERGILVTNTPGVLTETTADFAFTLLMATARRIPEGHAFVHSGEWKTWLIDLLAGQDIHGATLGLFGLGRIGAAVARRAKGFGMRILYNDAQPAPAALEHELDARFVSKDELLRDSDFVSLHVPLTPETRHFIGAAELARMKPTAILINTARGPVVDEVALADALEKRLIWAAGLDVFEREPQVEAKLLSLQNVVLAPHIASASVATRRRMSMMAAENAAAALKGERPANLLNPDAWTA from the coding sequence ATGTCGAAGATTCTAGTCAGCAAACGCGTCTACCCCGAAGCCGTCGAGTTCCTGCGCAAGGACTTCGAGGTGGACTACGAAGGCACCGACGCCGGTCTGACGACCGAGGCGTTGATCGAACGCGCCAAAGGCTGCGATGCGATCGTCAGCCAGCTCACCGACAAACTGAACGCCGAAATACTGTCTCAGCTCGAGGGTATTAAGGTGATCGCCAATGTCGCCGTCGGCTTCGACAACATCGACGTCCCGGCGGCCACGGAGCGCGGCATCCTGGTCACCAACACCCCCGGAGTCCTCACCGAGACCACGGCCGACTTCGCGTTCACCCTGCTGATGGCCACCGCCCGCCGCATCCCCGAAGGCCATGCCTTTGTCCATTCCGGAGAATGGAAGACCTGGCTCATCGACCTGCTGGCCGGCCAGGATATCCATGGCGCGACCCTGGGTCTGTTCGGCCTGGGCCGCATCGGGGCCGCCGTCGCCCGCCGGGCCAAGGGCTTCGGCATGCGCATCCTCTATAACGACGCACAACCCGCCCCGGCCGCCCTCGAGCACGAGCTCGACGCCCGCTTCGTCTCCAAGGACGAACTGCTGCGCGACTCCGATTTCGTCAGCCTCCACGTCCCGCTCACGCCCGAGACCCGCCACTTCATCGGAGCCGCCGAACTGGCCCGCATGAAGCCGACCGCCATCCTCATCAACACCGCGCGCGGCCCTGTTGTCGACGAAGTGGCCCTGGCCGATGCCCTCGAGAAGCGCCTCATCTGGGCCGCCGGCCTGGATGTCTTCGAACGCGAGCCGCAGGTGGAAGCAAAACTCCTGTCGCTGCAGAACGTCGTCCTCGCGCCGCACATCGCCAGCGCCAGCGTCGCCACGCGCCGCCGCATGTCGATGATGGCCGCCGAAAACGCCGCCGCCGCCCTGAAAGGCGAGCGCCCCGCGAATCTGCTGAACCCCGACGCCTGGACCGCGTAA
- a CDS encoding polysaccharide deacetylase family protein, producing the protein MQRRSFLSLAAASAASSALPSLSAQTGEKRLIVHADDAGMCHSVNMATVEALTKGSVSSASIMMPCPWVSEFAAWAKANPKMDLGLHLTLTSEWKYYRWRPVAPIDQVKGLIDPEGYIWRDVRNAATHATPAEVETELRAQVIRAKEYGIQFTHVDTHMGTLFARPDFFEVYTKVAKEFNVPCMLPRPTPEAEKEMKEYPITVDMLNKKAAAGYKMLDRLVTGVPGKGWEERTASYRKLIAELKPGVTKLIIHLAKDDAEIRAVTGAWEYRWEDFRFWTSQEAKDLLAKHNVRLFTYRELAG; encoded by the coding sequence ATGCAACGCAGAAGTTTTCTCTCCCTGGCTGCCGCCTCGGCCGCGTCATCCGCCCTTCCCTCGCTCTCCGCACAGACCGGTGAAAAGCGCCTCATCGTACACGCCGACGATGCCGGAATGTGCCACTCCGTGAACATGGCCACCGTGGAAGCCCTCACCAAGGGCTCCGTCAGTTCGGCCAGCATCATGATGCCCTGCCCGTGGGTGTCGGAGTTTGCCGCCTGGGCCAAGGCCAACCCCAAAATGGACCTCGGCCTCCACCTCACGCTCACCAGTGAGTGGAAGTACTACCGCTGGCGGCCCGTCGCCCCCATCGATCAGGTGAAGGGCCTCATCGACCCCGAAGGCTACATCTGGCGCGACGTCCGCAACGCTGCCACCCACGCCACGCCGGCCGAAGTGGAAACCGAACTCCGCGCCCAGGTCATCCGCGCGAAGGAATACGGCATCCAGTTCACCCACGTCGACACGCACATGGGCACGCTCTTCGCGCGGCCCGACTTCTTCGAGGTCTATACCAAGGTCGCGAAGGAGTTCAACGTCCCCTGCATGCTCCCGCGCCCCACGCCCGAAGCCGAGAAGGAGATGAAGGAGTACCCCATCACCGTCGACATGCTGAACAAGAAGGCGGCCGCGGGCTACAAGATGCTCGACCGCCTGGTGACCGGTGTGCCCGGCAAAGGCTGGGAAGAACGCACCGCCAGCTACCGCAAGCTCATCGCGGAACTGAAGCCCGGCGTCACCAAGCTCATCATCCACCTGGCCAAGGACGATGCCGAAATCCGAGCTGTCACGGGCGCCTGGGAATACCGCTGGGAAGATTTCCGCTTCTGGACCAGCCAGGAAGCCAAGGATCTTCTCGCGAAGCACAACGTTCGGCTCTTCACTTATCGCGAACTTGCCGGATAA
- a CDS encoding sugar phosphate isomerase/epimerase family protein, protein MQRREFLATTLAAPAALAAAPAGAKLGVDLFSLRSQNWSAFEYLDYCSKFGARTVHFSEIRFLGSLEDDHVRKVGEHAAKLGIEVEIGMRSMCPTSTAFDPKQGTAEEQLIRLMRAAKLTNSKLVRAFQGTFADRKTPGGIEARIEDSVKVLRNVRSQAQDLNLKIAIENHAGDMQARELRMLIEGAGKDVVGACFDSGNPCWVLEDPNFTLETLAPYILTSHIRDSYLWNDDNGTQVSWTRMGEGNIGIEGLLQRFLELCPGKSMSLEIIVTGPRPYTWRKPEFWEGYRGIPAADFARFLNLAGKGTPQTPRPAPAKDQVAAREREDFEASMKWTRAFLKL, encoded by the coding sequence ATGCAGCGCCGCGAATTCCTCGCCACGACCCTTGCCGCGCCGGCCGCCCTGGCCGCCGCGCCTGCTGGAGCCAAACTCGGAGTGGACCTGTTCAGCCTGCGGTCGCAGAACTGGTCCGCCTTCGAGTATCTCGACTACTGCTCCAAATTCGGGGCGCGCACCGTGCACTTTTCCGAGATCCGCTTCCTCGGCTCCCTGGAAGACGACCACGTGCGCAAAGTGGGCGAACACGCGGCCAAACTCGGCATCGAGGTGGAGATCGGCATGCGCTCCATGTGTCCCACCTCCACCGCCTTCGATCCCAAACAGGGCACGGCCGAGGAACAGCTCATCCGCCTGATGCGCGCCGCCAAGCTGACCAATTCCAAGCTGGTGCGCGCGTTTCAGGGGACGTTTGCCGACCGCAAAACCCCCGGCGGCATCGAAGCCCGCATCGAGGACAGCGTCAAGGTGCTGCGCAACGTCCGCTCGCAGGCGCAGGATCTCAACCTGAAGATCGCCATCGAGAACCACGCCGGCGACATGCAGGCCCGCGAGCTCCGCATGCTCATCGAAGGCGCAGGCAAGGATGTGGTCGGCGCCTGCTTCGACTCCGGCAACCCCTGCTGGGTGCTGGAGGATCCCAACTTCACCCTCGAAACCCTCGCGCCCTACATCCTCACCAGCCACATCCGCGACAGCTACCTCTGGAACGACGACAACGGCACCCAGGTTAGCTGGACGCGCATGGGCGAGGGCAACATCGGCATCGAGGGGCTGCTGCAGCGCTTCCTCGAGCTCTGCCCCGGCAAGTCCATGTCGCTGGAGATCATCGTCACGGGCCCGCGGCCCTACACCTGGCGCAAACCCGAATTCTGGGAAGGCTATCGCGGCATCCCCGCGGCCGACTTCGCCCGCTTCCTCAACCTGGCCGGCAAAGGAACTCCGCAAACTCCGCGCCCGGCGCCGGCCAAAGACCAGGTCGCCGCGCGCGAACGCGAGGACTTCGAAGCCTCCATGAAGTGGACCCGCGCATTCCTGAAGCTATGA
- a CDS encoding SDR family NAD(P)-dependent oxidoreductase — protein MSRQPAGLLAGKVALITGGSRGIGAAIAAAFHREGAKVAICGRKQETLDAVAASIGAGVLACAAHVGRANDLKALVAKVEQELGPIDILVNNAATNVAQGPCLSLDEAAFDKMVEVNLKSTFRLTRSIAPGMCERGRGSILNIASVAGLKPQFESLLYSMTKAALIMMTKSYAQELGPKGVRVNAIAPGLIQTKLSEFFWKDEERRRIFFKDQPIQHVGQPEEIAELAVLLASDRASYVTGEVVVADGGFLLT, from the coding sequence ATGAGTCGCCAGCCCGCGGGACTCCTGGCCGGCAAGGTCGCGCTGATCACCGGCGGCTCCCGAGGCATCGGAGCCGCCATCGCCGCCGCATTCCACCGCGAAGGCGCCAAGGTCGCCATCTGCGGCCGCAAGCAGGAAACCCTCGATGCCGTCGCCGCCTCCATCGGAGCCGGTGTTCTCGCCTGTGCCGCGCACGTCGGCCGCGCGAATGACCTCAAGGCCCTAGTCGCGAAGGTCGAGCAGGAACTCGGGCCCATCGACATCCTCGTCAACAACGCCGCCACCAACGTCGCGCAAGGCCCGTGTCTCAGCCTCGACGAAGCCGCTTTCGACAAGATGGTGGAAGTGAACCTGAAGTCCACCTTCCGCCTCACCCGGAGCATCGCCCCGGGCATGTGCGAACGCGGCCGCGGCTCCATCCTCAACATTGCTTCGGTGGCCGGGCTCAAGCCGCAGTTCGAAAGCCTGCTCTACTCCATGACCAAGGCCGCGCTCATCATGATGACCAAGTCCTATGCGCAGGAGTTGGGCCCTAAAGGTGTCCGTGTCAATGCCATAGCGCCCGGCCTCATTCAGACGAAGCTCAGCGAGTTCTTCTGGAAGGACGAGGAGCGCCGCCGAATCTTTTTCAAAGACCAGCCCATCCAACACGTGGGACAGCCTGAAGAGATCGCGGAATTGGCCGTACTTCTGGCCAGCGACCGGGCCTCTTATGTGACCGGCGAAGTGGTTGTCGCCGACGGCGGATTCCTGCTGACCTGA
- a CDS encoding TlpA family protein disulfide reductase produces the protein MRRTLPLLFLMIITKVALPPVYAQKPPIVREVRDALDVKDYAAALKALAADRAATGVTPSYIEAVSWIGRGYLAAKNYDQADHYAVEARKLALAALKHRQLDAEPSLPLALGASIEVQALVLDARGQKAEAVAFLQQEVKAWHATSIRARIQKNLNLISLKGHAAPVLDVHEYVGDKPPAVASLKGRKVLVFFWAHWCADCKAMAGVVARLAREYPQTAVIGPTQPYGYASGGMEVPRAEEIKYIDEVRQRYYKNIPGLTVPVSEENFKLWGASTTPTVAVIDARGMVRLYHPGRMSYEELLPYVRD, from the coding sequence ATGCGTCGAACCCTACCCCTCCTTTTCCTCATGATCATCACGAAAGTGGCGCTACCGCCCGTATACGCCCAGAAACCGCCCATCGTCCGCGAAGTGCGCGACGCCCTCGACGTCAAGGACTATGCGGCCGCCCTCAAAGCCCTGGCTGCCGACCGCGCCGCCACCGGCGTCACCCCCTCCTACATCGAAGCCGTCTCCTGGATAGGCCGCGGCTACCTCGCCGCCAAGAACTACGACCAGGCCGATCACTACGCCGTCGAAGCCCGCAAGCTGGCCCTGGCAGCCCTCAAGCATCGTCAGTTGGATGCCGAGCCGTCCCTGCCGCTCGCCCTGGGCGCCTCCATCGAAGTGCAGGCCCTGGTACTCGACGCCCGCGGCCAGAAGGCCGAAGCTGTCGCGTTCCTGCAGCAGGAAGTGAAGGCCTGGCACGCCACCTCCATCCGCGCCCGCATCCAGAAGAACCTGAACCTGATCTCATTGAAGGGCCACGCGGCCCCCGTGCTCGACGTCCACGAATATGTGGGCGACAAGCCGCCGGCCGTGGCTTCCCTGAAAGGCCGCAAAGTCCTCGTCTTCTTCTGGGCCCACTGGTGCGCCGACTGCAAGGCCATGGCCGGCGTCGTGGCCCGCCTCGCCCGCGAGTACCCGCAAACGGCGGTCATCGGACCCACCCAGCCTTACGGCTACGCCTCCGGCGGCATGGAAGTGCCTCGCGCGGAGGAGATCAAGTACATCGACGAAGTCCGCCAGCGCTACTACAAGAACATCCCGGGCCTCACGGTTCCGGTCAGCGAAGAGAACTTTAAGCTTTGGGGCGCCAGTACCACGCCGACCGTGGCCGTGATTGACGCTCGCGGCATGGTGCGCCTCTATCATCCCGGGAGGATGAGCTATGAGGAACTCCTGCCCTATGTCCGCGATTAA
- the fahA gene encoding fumarylacetoacetase, whose product MASYHPNDPTLTSWVPTPPDHPFPLQNLPFGIFAPRPGDPRPGVAIGDHVLDLAELGLLEGDSLNDLMAQGPAAWRDLRAKISWLLNAGNPELRDHPGSALHRSAEVELLLPARIGDYVDFYSSLEHATNVGSMFRDPANPLLPNWRWLPIGYHGKSGTIALSGTPVRRPKGQLTADNQTAVYAPCRRLDIELETGFFLGSHTDIFGLVLLNDWSARDIQRWEYQPLGPFLAKSFLTSISPWVVTLDALEPFRVDGPAQQPEPLPHLQTPEPRNYDLHLEVWLQPASAPRATCLARTNFRHMYWSMSQQLQHLTSNGAPVRPGDLCGSGTISGPTPDSYGSLLELAWNGTRPLTLDTGETRTFLEDGDTVTLRGWCQGAGYRIGLGDVTGQVVPA is encoded by the coding sequence ATGGCTTCTTACCATCCGAATGACCCCACCCTGACGAGCTGGGTCCCCACGCCGCCAGACCATCCGTTCCCGCTCCAGAATCTGCCGTTCGGAATCTTCGCCCCCAGGCCCGGCGATCCGCGCCCCGGCGTGGCCATCGGCGATCACGTGCTCGACCTCGCCGAACTCGGCCTGCTCGAAGGCGATTCCCTCAATGACCTGATGGCCCAGGGGCCGGCCGCCTGGCGCGACCTGCGCGCGAAAATCTCCTGGCTCCTCAACGCCGGCAATCCGGAGCTCCGCGACCACCCCGGCTCTGCCCTCCACCGCAGCGCCGAGGTCGAACTCCTCCTGCCCGCCCGCATCGGCGACTATGTCGACTTCTACTCCTCGCTCGAACACGCCACCAACGTCGGCAGCATGTTCCGCGATCCCGCGAATCCCCTGCTGCCCAACTGGCGTTGGCTGCCCATCGGCTATCACGGCAAAAGCGGCACCATCGCCCTCAGCGGCACGCCCGTCCGCCGCCCCAAGGGCCAACTGACCGCCGACAACCAGACCGCCGTTTACGCGCCCTGCCGCCGCCTCGACATCGAGCTCGAAACCGGCTTCTTCCTGGGCTCCCACACAGACATCTTCGGCCTCGTCCTCCTCAACGACTGGTCCGCCCGCGACATCCAGCGCTGGGAGTATCAGCCCCTGGGCCCCTTCCTGGCCAAGAGCTTCCTCACCTCCATCTCGCCCTGGGTCGTCACCCTCGATGCGCTGGAACCCTTCCGCGTCGACGGACCCGCGCAGCAGCCCGAGCCCCTGCCGCACCTGCAAACACCGGAGCCCCGCAACTACGACCTCCACCTCGAAGTCTGGCTCCAGCCCGCCTCCGCGCCCCGCGCCACCTGCCTCGCCCGCACCAATTTCCGCCATATGTACTGGTCGATGAGCCAGCAGCTCCAGCACCTCACCTCCAACGGAGCACCGGTCCGTCCGGGCGACCTCTGCGGCTCCGGCACCATCAGCGGCCCCACGCCGGACTCCTACGGTTCTCTCCTGGAACTCGCCTGGAACGGCACGCGGCCCCTCACGCTGGATACCGGCGAGACCCGCACCTTCCTGGAAGACGGCGACACCGTCACCCTCCGCGGCTGGTGCCAGGGCGCCGGCTACCGCATTGGACTTGGCGACGTCACGGGCCAGGTGGTGCCCGCATGA
- a CDS encoding acetoacetate--CoA ligase, translating to MIWRPSMRRVAQTNLDRFMAGHRDYDSLWRWSVENRDEFWTAIWRFCGVKASHPYTAVTEPAEGVHQVTWFPGARLNFAENLLRYNDDSPAIIAWNESGRLRTFTHHELHQQVSRVAQALYASGVRTGDRVAAWLPNIPETVIAMLATASLGAIWSSCSPDFGVQGVLDRFSQIEPKVLIAADGVQYNGKRLDTLGRLAEIAKGLPTLKLTIVVTLDDLHPDLSAIPHAIRWQDEILFYPPKPLTFAQLPFEHPLYILFSSGTTGLPKCMVHGAGGTLVQHLKEHVLHTDVKPNDRVFYHTTCGWMMWNWLVGVLATGACIVLYDGSPVYPRQDVLWDMAAASRVTIFGTSAKYLMLMQKAGSSPRSTHDLSALRTVLSTGSPLPFESWEYIYSHVHPDIQVSSISGGTDIVSCFALGNPVGPVYRGEIQVRGLGMHVEVFNQEGQPVIGEKGELVCHPPFPSMPLYFWNDPGEAKYRAAYFERFPGVWCHGDWAEITPRGGVIISGRSDTTLNPGGVRIGTAEIYRQVELVDEVLESLVIGLPIDNDVEIALFVKLRPGVELTPDLKDRLCRQIRTGASPHHVPRHIFPVSDLPRTVSGKLSEVAVRETIQGRPVKNTSALANPECLVNFISLPFVRKP from the coding sequence ATGATCTGGCGTCCTTCCATGCGCCGCGTCGCGCAGACCAACCTCGATCGCTTCATGGCCGGCCACCGCGATTACGACTCCCTTTGGCGCTGGTCCGTCGAGAATCGCGACGAATTCTGGACCGCGATCTGGCGCTTCTGCGGCGTGAAAGCCTCCCACCCCTACACCGCCGTGACCGAACCCGCCGAAGGCGTCCACCAGGTCACCTGGTTCCCCGGAGCGCGCCTGAACTTCGCCGAGAACCTCCTCCGCTACAACGACGACTCGCCCGCCATCATCGCCTGGAACGAGAGCGGCCGCCTCCGCACGTTCACGCATCACGAACTCCACCAGCAGGTCTCCCGCGTCGCCCAGGCGCTCTACGCCTCCGGAGTCCGCACTGGCGACCGCGTCGCCGCCTGGCTCCCCAACATCCCCGAGACCGTCATCGCCATGCTCGCCACGGCCAGCCTGGGCGCCATCTGGTCCTCCTGCTCCCCCGACTTCGGCGTACAGGGCGTGCTCGATCGCTTCAGCCAGATCGAACCCAAAGTCCTCATCGCGGCCGACGGCGTGCAATACAACGGCAAGCGTCTCGACACCCTCGGCCGGCTGGCCGAGATCGCCAAAGGCCTGCCCACCCTCAAACTGACCATCGTGGTCACGCTCGACGATCTCCACCCCGATCTCAGTGCGATCCCGCATGCCATCCGCTGGCAGGATGAGATCCTCTTCTACCCACCCAAGCCACTGACCTTCGCTCAACTTCCGTTCGAGCACCCGCTGTATATCCTCTTCTCGTCCGGCACCACCGGCCTTCCCAAGTGCATGGTCCACGGAGCCGGCGGCACGCTCGTCCAGCACCTGAAGGAGCACGTCCTCCACACTGATGTGAAGCCGAACGACCGCGTCTTCTACCACACCACCTGCGGCTGGATGATGTGGAACTGGCTTGTGGGCGTCCTGGCCACCGGAGCCTGCATCGTCCTCTACGACGGTTCGCCCGTCTATCCGCGCCAGGACGTCCTATGGGACATGGCGGCCGCCAGCCGTGTCACCATCTTCGGCACCAGCGCGAAGTACCTCATGCTGATGCAGAAGGCCGGCTCCTCGCCGCGCTCCACCCACGACCTCTCGGCCCTCCGTACCGTTCTCTCCACCGGCTCGCCGCTGCCCTTTGAAAGCTGGGAGTACATCTACTCCCACGTCCACCCCGACATCCAGGTCTCCTCCATCTCCGGCGGCACCGACATCGTCTCCTGCTTCGCCCTCGGCAACCCGGTCGGCCCGGTTTATCGCGGTGAAATCCAGGTGCGCGGCCTCGGCATGCACGTCGAAGTGTTTAATCAGGAAGGCCAACCTGTCATCGGTGAAAAGGGCGAACTCGTCTGCCACCCGCCATTCCCCTCCATGCCGCTCTACTTCTGGAACGACCCCGGCGAAGCCAAATACCGGGCCGCCTACTTCGAGCGCTTCCCCGGAGTCTGGTGCCATGGCGACTGGGCGGAAATCACTCCGCGCGGCGGCGTCATCATCTCCGGACGCTCCGATACGACCCTCAATCCTGGCGGCGTCCGCATTGGTACCGCTGAGATCTACCGCCAGGTCGAACTCGTCGATGAGGTCCTCGAATCCCTCGTCATCGGCCTTCCCATCGACAATGACGTAGAGATTGCCCTTTTCGTGAAGCTTCGCCCCGGTGTCGAGCTCACCCCCGACCTCAAAGACCGCCTCTGCCGTCAAATCCGCACCGGAGCCAGCCCCCACCACGTCCCCCGCCACATCTTTCCCGTCAGCGACTTACCCCGCACCGTCAGCGGCAAGCTGAGCGAAGTTGCCGTCCGCGAAACCATCCAGGGAAGGCCCGTGAAGAACACCTCCGCGCTGGCCAATCCTGAATGTTTAGTCAATTTTATTTCGCTTCCTTTCGTCAGGAAACCTTAA
- a CDS encoding mandelate racemase/muconate lactonizing enzyme family protein has protein sequence MKRRAFLGALGLSPLLKGLPPLKITDLKAVNADGYIFYRLYTNGGVTGVGEPSPSNGPLNVTFVGMIKPLILGMDAFHIEEIWQKLYIGLYKTRGQSASMAISAVDIALHDVVGKALGVPVSTLLGGAVRDRIRMYASYTSRDRAPVDQAKLCAAAIQGGFTATKIKIAARHGFDADPKYPDHDMVREVRSAIGPKPEFMVDANSGYSVPRAIQIGRMLEKYDVFWFEEPVPFTDYAATARVNAALDLFIAGGEQDHTRYDFQKIIEAGAVDMVQADVTKAGGVSECKKIAAMADAAGLGYTPHDTSHNIGLAACLHMVASTPVCRYSQEFIMEPGGKRILKTPLVPEKGFITLPTGPGLGIEIDPRYGE, from the coding sequence ATGAAACGTAGAGCCTTCCTTGGCGCCCTTGGCCTGTCGCCTCTCCTCAAAGGCCTGCCACCCCTCAAAATCACCGACCTCAAAGCAGTCAACGCCGACGGCTACATCTTCTACCGCCTCTACACCAACGGCGGAGTCACCGGCGTGGGCGAGCCAAGCCCCTCCAACGGACCGCTCAATGTCACCTTCGTCGGGATGATCAAGCCGCTCATCCTCGGCATGGACGCGTTTCACATCGAAGAGATCTGGCAGAAGCTCTACATCGGCCTCTACAAGACCCGCGGTCAATCGGCGTCCATGGCCATCTCCGCCGTCGACATCGCGCTCCACGACGTGGTCGGCAAAGCCCTCGGGGTGCCCGTTTCCACGCTCTTAGGCGGAGCCGTGCGCGACCGCATCCGCATGTACGCCAGCTACACCAGCCGCGACCGCGCCCCCGTCGACCAGGCCAAGCTCTGCGCCGCCGCCATCCAGGGCGGCTTCACCGCCACCAAGATCAAGATCGCCGCCCGCCACGGCTTCGACGCCGATCCCAAATACCCCGATCACGACATGGTGCGCGAAGTGCGTTCCGCCATCGGGCCCAAACCCGAGTTCATGGTCGACGCCAACTCGGGCTACAGCGTGCCGCGCGCCATCCAGATCGGACGCATGCTCGAGAAATACGACGTGTTCTGGTTCGAGGAACCCGTGCCGTTCACTGACTATGCTGCCACCGCGCGCGTCAACGCCGCGCTCGACCTCTTCATCGCCGGCGGCGAACAGGACCACACGCGCTACGACTTCCAGAAGATCATCGAGGCCGGAGCCGTCGACATGGTCCAGGCCGACGTCACCAAGGCCGGCGGCGTCAGCGAGTGCAAAAAAATTGCCGCCATGGCCGATGCGGCGGGTCTCGGCTATACGCCGCACGATACCTCGCACAACATCGGCCTGGCGGCCTGCTTACACATGGTGGCGTCCACACCCGTCTGCCGCTATTCGCAGGAGTTCATCATGGAACCCGGCGGCAAACGCATTCTCAAGACGCCGCTCGTGCCCGAAAAGGGCTTCATCACGCTGCCCACCGGCCCCGGACTTGGCATCGAAATCGATCCCAGGTACGGAGAATAG